A single region of the Saprospiraceae bacterium genome encodes:
- a CDS encoding metallophosphoesterase family protein, translating to MNYPTPVLLLKKSLGLTIFLACFILSSVHGQYDPAKDYYPPSPVPDRIMLSFEGDPAHSQAVSWRTDVTVTKAFGQIMVASSSPDIVGELKEVEATTTLLQSDKNTAHYHALNFTGLSPNTQYAYRVGDKTLWSEWFHFTTASDGEKAFSFLYFGDAQNDLKSRWSRTIRGAFSKMPNANFLLHAGDLINQANNDHEWGEWFYAGGWIFGTMPSIATPGNHEYARTSAGGERILSIHWRPTFALPQNGPEGLEETAYYLDYQNTRIISINSQAFLSSEKDRKAQVTWLEQILTENRQKWTIVTMHHPVYSSAKGRDNKELQEFLQPLFEQHHVDLVLQGHDHTYGRGGNIPIGQRRAVMNGPVYVVSVSGPKMYTNAMEDWMQRAASNTQLYQLIKIDKQTLQFEAYTVTGELYDAFDLVKKSSGKTIFRERADAAIPERLDLPPSYEQRLSKEEMDAFRKQFEAYKKRRED from the coding sequence ATGAATTACCCTACGCCCGTTCTATTGCTTAAGAAATCCTTGGGTTTAACTATATTTTTAGCTTGTTTTATTCTCTCATCTGTTCATGGACAATATGATCCGGCTAAAGACTATTACCCTCCCAGCCCAGTTCCAGATCGAATCATGCTAAGCTTTGAGGGAGACCCCGCTCATAGCCAGGCGGTCAGTTGGCGAACGGATGTTACGGTGACCAAAGCTTTTGGGCAAATTATGGTCGCCTCTTCCTCTCCAGATATTGTCGGCGAGTTGAAAGAGGTAGAAGCAACAACAACGCTTCTACAATCGGACAAAAACACAGCCCACTATCATGCCCTTAATTTTACGGGGCTTTCACCCAATACCCAATATGCTTATCGGGTAGGGGATAAAACCTTATGGAGTGAATGGTTCCATTTTACAACGGCAAGTGATGGGGAAAAAGCCTTTTCTTTCCTTTATTTTGGGGATGCACAAAATGACCTTAAATCCCGTTGGTCCAGGACCATCAGAGGGGCCTTTAGCAAGATGCCAAATGCCAATTTTTTGCTACACGCAGGGGATTTGATCAATCAAGCGAATAACGATCATGAATGGGGCGAATGGTTTTACGCAGGAGGGTGGATATTTGGGACGATGCCAAGTATTGCAACGCCAGGGAACCATGAATATGCACGTACCTCAGCAGGAGGCGAGCGAATCTTATCTATACATTGGCGTCCGACCTTTGCTTTGCCACAAAATGGGCCGGAGGGCTTGGAGGAGACCGCCTACTACCTGGATTACCAAAATACCAGAATTATTTCCATCAATTCGCAAGCTTTTCTCTCTTCTGAAAAAGACCGAAAGGCACAAGTAACCTGGTTGGAGCAAATATTGACTGAAAATAGGCAAAAATGGACGATTGTCACGATGCACCATCCGGTCTATTCGTCTGCCAAAGGGAGAGATAACAAAGAATTGCAAGAATTTTTGCAACCCCTTTTTGAGCAGCACCATGTTGATCTTGTCTTGCAAGGGCATGACCACACTTATGGGCGGGGCGGCAACATACCCATCGGTCAGCGTAGGGCGGTCATGAATGGCCCCGTATATGTGGTCTCCGTCAGTGGTCCCAAAATGTATACCAATGCTATGGAAGATTGGATGCAGCGGGCAGCGTCCAATACACAGCTGTACCAATTGATAAAAATAGATAAGCAAACGCTGCAATTTGAAGCGTATACCGTAACAGGCGAATTATATGATGCCTTTGATCTGGTCAAAAAATCTAGTGGCAAAACTATCTTTCGGGAACGTGCAGATGCTGCGATTCCCGAAAGATTGGATTTGCCTCCAAGTTATGAACAACGCCTTTCAAAAGAAGAGATGGACGCTTTTAGAAAGCAATTTGAGGCCTATAAAAAGCGCCGAGAGGATTAG
- a CDS encoding aldolase/citrate lyase family protein has translation MRTLKDRLKAGEAVHGCWLSLGSSLSAEIVANAGFDWALVDLEHGPGSEPTLIPQLQVLEKTSTSPLVRVESFEQARVQRVLDAGVEGVMFPRIKDAEEAKKAISHMYYPPKGKRGMAEITRATQYGKNFEGYAAFAQKELLGIIQIETKTSLDYLDEIAAIDGADVLFIGPSDLSLALGVFKQFDHPLFVAAVKATGEAALKAGKAAGVLFGDPSQYDFYYQYGFRFLACGTDMTFLGGGASAMAKALNDQKEKNQ, from the coding sequence ATGCGTACACTAAAAGACCGCTTAAAAGCGGGAGAGGCTGTCCATGGCTGCTGGCTCAGTTTGGGCTCCTCCCTGTCTGCCGAAATAGTTGCCAATGCAGGTTTTGACTGGGCCCTAGTGGACCTTGAACACGGCCCAGGGTCAGAACCTACCCTGATCCCCCAGCTACAAGTATTAGAAAAGACAAGTACTTCTCCGTTGGTTAGAGTGGAAAGTTTTGAGCAAGCGAGGGTGCAACGGGTCCTGGATGCAGGAGTAGAAGGCGTCATGTTTCCTCGAATCAAAGACGCCGAGGAAGCGAAAAAAGCCATTTCTCATATGTACTATCCGCCCAAAGGTAAAAGGGGGATGGCCGAGATCACTCGAGCCACCCAGTATGGCAAAAACTTTGAGGGATACGCCGCTTTTGCACAAAAAGAATTGCTGGGGATTATCCAGATTGAAACCAAAACAAGTTTGGACTACTTAGATGAGATTGCGGCCATTGATGGCGCCGACGTCTTATTTATTGGCCCTTCTGATCTAAGCCTGGCTTTAGGTGTATTCAAACAGTTCGATCATCCCCTTTTCGTGGCAGCGGTCAAAGCAACAGGGGAGGCGGCGCTAAAGGCAGGTAAGGCAGCGGGCGTACTATTTGGAGATCCTTCGCAATATGATTTTTATTATCAATATGGCTTCCGCTTCTTAGCGTGTGGTACAGACATGACTTTCCTAGGTGGAGGAGCTTCTGCTATGGCAAAGGCATTGAATGATCAAAAAGAGAAGAACCAATAG
- a CDS encoding enolase C-terminal domain-like protein, with translation MKIKDFRIHPIAIADPPLRSSYGLHQPYALRTIIELESHDGIIGINETYGGESQVQALEQLRSKVIGADPFKLIGLLRPDRQEDATGIEASQTYLVPGENPLDIAARTYAAMEVACLDLIGKTLGYPVCDLIGGRVRDKVPFSAYPFYKHAGGGGEGDDSREDEYGEALSPEALVAQVKNMFAKYGFKSVKFKAGVLEPALEIETIKLLFKTYGPAVPLRIDPNSAWTVATSIEVGKALAEELSQGGYLEDPTAGLDGMGAVRKGLLEIGIDVPLASNVAITSFSDIPTSVSMDAVQVILCDHHYWGGMRNVQHLAKLAETFGIGLSMHSNSHLGVSLMAMAHVAAATPHLTYDCDTHYPWQSAEDEVVLGGRIPIVDGCVEVTDKPGLGVSLDYEQLEKGKERYRKVPYRKRDDVAEMRKHVDPHWERILPRW, from the coding sequence ATGAAAATAAAAGACTTTAGAATCCATCCGATAGCAATTGCCGACCCTCCATTGAGAAGTTCGTATGGCTTGCATCAACCTTATGCCTTGCGCACCATTATCGAACTAGAAAGCCATGATGGGATCATTGGTATCAACGAAACCTATGGCGGGGAAAGTCAGGTTCAGGCCTTGGAACAACTGCGTTCCAAAGTCATTGGTGCAGACCCTTTTAAGCTAATTGGGTTGTTGCGCCCCGATCGCCAGGAGGACGCCACCGGCATAGAAGCTTCTCAAACCTATTTAGTGCCAGGCGAAAACCCACTTGACATAGCTGCACGCACTTATGCTGCAATGGAGGTGGCCTGCCTTGATTTGATTGGAAAAACCCTTGGATACCCGGTTTGTGACTTGATCGGAGGGAGGGTACGCGATAAAGTACCCTTTTCTGCTTATCCGTTTTACAAACATGCCGGCGGGGGAGGTGAAGGCGATGATTCGCGAGAAGACGAGTATGGCGAAGCCTTGTCGCCCGAAGCTTTGGTAGCACAAGTAAAAAACATGTTTGCCAAATATGGTTTTAAATCGGTTAAGTTTAAAGCGGGTGTACTGGAGCCGGCCTTGGAGATAGAGACCATCAAGCTTTTGTTTAAAACATATGGCCCAGCGGTCCCCTTACGCATTGATCCTAATTCGGCCTGGACGGTGGCAACCTCCATTGAGGTTGGTAAGGCCTTGGCAGAGGAGCTGTCGCAGGGCGGGTATTTAGAAGACCCTACCGCAGGGCTAGATGGAATGGGGGCTGTCAGAAAAGGGCTGCTAGAAATTGGTATTGATGTTCCTTTAGCAAGTAATGTCGCCATCACTTCTTTTTCGGATATTCCAACATCCGTTTCGATGGATGCCGTACAAGTCATTTTATGCGATCATCATTACTGGGGTGGTATGCGAAACGTACAACACCTGGCCAAACTGGCCGAGACCTTCGGCATTGGGCTGTCTATGCATTCCAATAGTCACCTGGGCGTATCCCTCATGGCAATGGCCCACGTGGCTGCCGCTACACCCCATCTAACGTATGATTGCGACACCCACTATCCCTGGCAATCGGCCGAAGATGAAGTCGTATTAGGCGGTAGAATCCCGATTGTTGATGGCTGTGTAGAAGTTACCGATAAACCGGGCCTAGGGGTCTCGCTAGACTATGAGCAACTCGAAAAAGGAAAAGAACGTTACCGCAAAGTCCCCTATCGCAAAAGAGATGATGTAGCTGAAATGCGCAAACACGTGGATCCCCATTGGGAGCGTATCCTGCCCAGGTGGTAA
- the acs gene encoding acetate--CoA ligase gives MTLQVKTLAEYQTAYQKSVDDPEGFWEEQANTFHWRKKWDKTLSWNFTGPDVKWFAGGKLNITENCLDRHLEERGDQVAILFEPNDPSSPNQSYTYRALHEAVCKAANALKANGIGKGDRVCFYMPMVPELAIAVLACARIGAIHSVVFAGFSAQALADRIKDATCKMVICSDYNNRGPKSIPVKQVVDDAMKMGCDSIETVLVHKNTGEAVTMTPGLDKWWHEEVDGQSAHCPAEEMDAEDMLFILYTSGSTGKPKGVVHTCGGYMVYTCFSFRNVFQYQDGDIYWCTADIGWITGHSYIVYGPLLAGATTVMFEGVPTYPDAGRFWEVCDKLKVNQFYTAPTAIRALMAQGDEWVDKYDLSTLKVIGSVGEPINEEAWHWYNEKVGKGKSPIVDTWWQTETGGILITPLPGITDTKPCYASYPMPGIQPILVDSEGKLIEGNDVEGLLCVKFPWPSILRTTYGDHERCRMTYFSAFKDLYFTGDGARRDKDGRYRIIGRVDDVINVSGHRMGTAEVENALNEHPNIVESAVVGYPHDIKGQGIYAYVILGHPVSDEEAFRKEVLAVVVKEIGPIAKPDKIQIVSGLPKTRSGKIMRRILRKVASSDAENLGDISTLLNPEVVEEIKTGALV, from the coding sequence ATGACACTACAGGTAAAAACATTGGCAGAATACCAAACAGCTTATCAAAAAAGCGTAGATGACCCTGAAGGATTTTGGGAAGAACAAGCCAACACTTTTCATTGGCGAAAAAAGTGGGATAAAACCTTAAGCTGGAATTTCACAGGCCCTGATGTCAAATGGTTTGCTGGAGGGAAATTGAATATTACAGAAAACTGTTTAGACAGACACCTTGAAGAAAGGGGCGACCAAGTGGCTATCCTGTTTGAACCCAATGATCCAAGTAGTCCAAATCAAAGCTATACTTACCGCGCCTTACACGAAGCGGTTTGCAAGGCAGCTAATGCCTTGAAGGCAAATGGTATAGGCAAGGGCGACCGCGTTTGTTTTTATATGCCGATGGTGCCAGAATTGGCTATTGCTGTATTAGCCTGTGCACGAATTGGCGCCATTCATTCGGTCGTATTTGCAGGGTTCTCGGCCCAGGCCTTGGCAGATCGAATCAAGGATGCTACCTGCAAGATGGTCATTTGCTCCGACTATAATAACCGGGGTCCTAAAAGTATCCCTGTAAAACAAGTGGTAGATGATGCCATGAAAATGGGTTGCGATAGCATTGAAACCGTTTTAGTGCACAAGAATACGGGCGAAGCGGTTACGATGACACCAGGCCTTGACAAATGGTGGCATGAAGAAGTAGATGGGCAAAGCGCCCATTGTCCCGCCGAAGAGATGGATGCAGAAGATATGTTGTTTATCCTTTACACCTCTGGTTCCACAGGGAAACCCAAAGGTGTTGTGCATACTTGCGGGGGCTATATGGTTTATACCTGTTTCTCTTTTCGCAATGTTTTTCAATACCAAGACGGTGACATTTATTGGTGCACCGCAGATATTGGTTGGATTACAGGGCATTCTTATATAGTATATGGCCCATTGTTGGCAGGTGCAACGACGGTCATGTTTGAAGGCGTTCCTACCTATCCGGATGCTGGCAGATTCTGGGAAGTCTGTGACAAACTTAAGGTCAATCAATTTTATACGGCGCCAACGGCGATCAGGGCCCTGATGGCCCAAGGAGATGAGTGGGTAGATAAGTATGACCTCAGTACCTTGAAAGTCATAGGCAGCGTTGGCGAACCGATCAACGAGGAAGCCTGGCATTGGTACAACGAAAAAGTCGGAAAGGGGAAATCGCCAATTGTTGACACTTGGTGGCAAACAGAAACTGGTGGTATTTTAATCACACCGCTACCCGGCATAACAGATACCAAACCCTGTTACGCTTCCTACCCCATGCCTGGGATACAGCCCATTTTGGTAGACTCGGAAGGAAAGTTAATTGAGGGCAATGATGTAGAAGGACTCTTATGTGTAAAATTCCCCTGGCCTTCCATTCTGCGAACTACTTATGGCGATCACGAGCGCTGTCGAATGACTTATTTTTCCGCCTTTAAGGATTTGTATTTTACAGGTGATGGCGCTAGGCGAGACAAAGATGGCCGGTACCGAATTATTGGTCGGGTAGATGATGTAATCAACGTTTCTGGTCACCGCATGGGCACAGCTGAGGTTGAAAATGCCCTTAATGAGCATCCCAATATTGTAGAATCCGCTGTAGTAGGTTACCCGCACGATATTAAGGGGCAGGGGATTTATGCTTATGTCATTTTGGGGCATCCGGTAAGTGACGAAGAAGCCTTCCGCAAGGAGGTTTTAGCCGTTGTCGTCAAAGAAATAGGCCCCATTGCCAAACCCGATAAGATCCAGATCGTTAGCGGGCTACCCAAAACCCGGTCAGGGAAAATTATGCGACGTATCCTAAGGAAGGTCGCATCCAGTGATGCGGAAAACCTGGGTGATATTTCTACCCTATTAAACCCTGAAGTAGTAGAAGAAATAAAAACAGGCGCGTTGGTTTAG
- a CDS encoding tryptophanase, translated as MELPAIPPFKTKVIEPVYFRTKAERAQKIKEVQYNFFNLHSDWVIVDLMTDSGTGAMSEQQWAEIMLGDESYAGSESYFKLKRVVKDILGFEYLAPTHQGRAAENILFSATVKAGDVVPGNAHFDTTKGHIEFRKAEAIDCTIAEAFNTALYHPFKGNIDLEKLEAVIQKYGQARIPFINITVTCNTVGGQPVSLQNIQDTCALAKKYGIPVYMDIARYAENAYFIKVRELAYRDWSIRDIIKAMFKEVQVVWMSSKKDGLVNIGGFIALNDAALYERLGQFTIIYEGFLTYGGMSGRAMGALAVGLQEGVEFHYLDDRVKQVQYLGQKLLDHGIPIQEPVGGHALYIDAKKMLPHIPPAQYPAQLLGVEAYIEGGVRGVEVGTLLADRDPETGKDRMAEMELLRLAIPRRVYSQAHMDYVAATLANVAERSHHLKTGFRITRQAKILRHFTVALARLDE; from the coding sequence ATGGAATTGCCAGCTATTCCTCCCTTTAAAACGAAGGTCATTGAGCCCGTCTATTTTCGAACCAAAGCAGAACGCGCACAAAAAATAAAAGAGGTCCAATATAATTTTTTCAACCTACACAGTGATTGGGTCATTGTTGATCTTATGACCGACTCCGGAACGGGAGCCATGAGCGAACAACAGTGGGCAGAAATCATGTTGGGGGACGAAAGTTATGCCGGATCGGAATCCTATTTCAAACTAAAAAGAGTGGTAAAAGATATCCTCGGCTTTGAATACCTCGCTCCTACACACCAAGGCCGGGCTGCGGAAAACATTCTCTTCTCTGCTACTGTCAAAGCAGGAGATGTAGTGCCAGGAAATGCGCATTTTGATACCACGAAAGGGCATATCGAATTCCGAAAAGCAGAGGCAATCGATTGCACCATTGCCGAAGCTTTCAATACAGCGCTATACCACCCGTTTAAAGGCAATATCGATCTCGAGAAACTGGAAGCGGTTATTCAAAAGTATGGCCAAGCGCGTATTCCTTTTATCAACATAACCGTTACCTGCAATACAGTTGGGGGCCAGCCCGTTTCGCTGCAAAACATCCAAGATACCTGCGCTTTGGCTAAAAAATATGGCATCCCTGTTTATATGGATATTGCCAGGTATGCAGAAAATGCCTACTTTATCAAAGTCCGAGAGTTGGCCTACCGCGATTGGAGCATCCGGGATATTATAAAGGCCATGTTTAAAGAGGTACAAGTGGTGTGGATGAGTTCAAAAAAAGACGGATTGGTCAATATCGGCGGGTTCATTGCTTTAAATGATGCAGCGTTATATGAGCGGCTAGGCCAGTTTACCATTATTTATGAAGGTTTTTTGACCTATGGCGGCATGAGCGGGCGAGCAATGGGTGCCCTGGCGGTTGGACTACAAGAAGGTGTCGAGTTTCATTACTTGGACGATCGGGTCAAACAGGTTCAATACTTAGGGCAAAAGCTTTTGGATCATGGTATCCCGATTCAAGAACCAGTTGGAGGACATGCTTTATATATCGATGCCAAAAAAATGCTACCCCACATTCCTCCTGCGCAATATCCTGCGCAATTATTAGGCGTAGAAGCCTATATTGAGGGAGGGGTTAGAGGGGTAGAGGTGGGCACACTCCTGGCTGATCGGGACCCAGAAACGGGTAAAGATCGAATGGCAGAAATGGAGCTCCTTAGGCTAGCCATCCCTCGGCGGGTGTATTCTCAAGCGCACATGGACTATGTTGCCGCCACCCTGGCTAATGTAGCGGAGCGAAGTCACCACTTAAAAACGGGGTTCCGCATCACAAGACAAGCGAAGATTCTACGACATTTCACCGTGGCGCTGGCTCGTCTCGACGAATAA